A single window of Halobacillus naozhouensis DNA harbors:
- a CDS encoding conserved virulence factor C family protein, with product MKIVSIEPTPSPNSMKINLNEELPSGDTRNYKQGDNFDSAPSFIPQLFEIEGVKGLYHVADFIALERHPKVSWEAILPEVRAVFGSEKELDGTSQKDEQTFDDSFGEVKVFIQMFRGIPMQVKLENGDEEKRVGLPEMFMEAAMEASPASPNMIMERKWVEQSPRYGDPMDIGEQVKEELTASYDAERLKRLVTLAFEENPSKSEPVEGQKVSLDTLDDPDWKVRYAALDRMDPTIEDLPVLDKALSDGKASIRRLATAYLGMIEEPEVLPYLYKALKDKTVTVRRTAGDCLSDLGLKEAIPEMVDSLADPNRLVRWRAAMFLYELGDESSLPALKEAANDPEFEVRMQINMAIERIEGGKEAKGSVWHQMTQATKQK from the coding sequence ATGAAGATCGTGTCGATCGAACCGACACCCAGCCCTAACTCGATGAAAATCAATCTAAATGAAGAGTTGCCAAGCGGCGATACTCGGAACTATAAGCAAGGTGACAATTTCGATAGTGCTCCTTCCTTCATCCCACAGCTCTTTGAGATTGAAGGAGTTAAAGGTTTGTATCATGTGGCTGATTTTATCGCGTTAGAAAGACACCCTAAAGTAAGCTGGGAGGCTATATTGCCAGAAGTTCGTGCCGTTTTTGGCTCAGAGAAAGAATTAGATGGGACAAGTCAAAAGGATGAGCAAACCTTTGATGATTCTTTTGGCGAAGTAAAAGTGTTTATCCAAATGTTTCGTGGAATCCCCATGCAAGTAAAGCTGGAGAACGGTGACGAAGAAAAACGGGTTGGCCTGCCTGAGATGTTTATGGAAGCAGCAATGGAGGCTTCTCCAGCTTCCCCTAATATGATTATGGAACGAAAATGGGTGGAACAAAGTCCGCGTTACGGTGATCCGATGGATATTGGAGAACAAGTTAAGGAGGAACTTACAGCCAGTTACGATGCAGAGCGATTAAAGAGGTTAGTTACCCTGGCTTTTGAGGAAAACCCGAGTAAATCAGAGCCTGTAGAAGGCCAGAAGGTGTCTCTGGATACACTGGATGATCCTGACTGGAAGGTCCGCTATGCTGCCCTTGACCGGATGGATCCGACAATAGAGGATTTACCTGTATTAGATAAAGCACTAAGCGATGGGAAAGCATCCATTAGACGCTTAGCAACTGCTTATCTAGGTATGATCGAAGAACCAGAAGTTCTTCCTTACCTTTACAAAGCCTTAAAGGATAAGACCGTAACAGTGAGAAGAACAGCTGGAGACTGCTTATCTGACTTGGGGTTAAAAGAAGCAATACCCGAAATGGTTGATTCATTGGCTGACCCTAACCGCTTAGTAAGGTGGCGAGCAGCCATGTTCTTATATGAGCTCGGGGATGAATCCTCTCTTCCTGCTCTGAAGGAGGCTGCCAATGATCCTGAATTTGAAGTTCGAATGCAGATCAATATGGCCATTGAACGAATTGAAGGAGGCAAAGAAGCTAAAGGTTCCGTATGGCATCAAATGACTCAAGCTACAAAACAAAAATAA
- a CDS encoding ABC transporter ATP-binding protein produces the protein MSEPVMQLKNLKKTISGKPIIKGLDFEIYSGEVFGFLGPNGAGKTTTIRMMVGLMSMTAGDVIIKGQSVKTDFKNAVRHVGGIVENPEMYPFMTGWKNLVHYSRMMPGISKERIHEVVRLVGLEKRIKDKVSKYSLGMRQRLGIAQALLHNPSILILDEPTNGLDPSGIREIRSYIRRLAAEEGVAVIVSSHILSEMEMMCDRIGIIKNGDLVSIQSVDDALQQSEQKEVALEAHPMEKAFEILQQILEGPVTQHKDELVFSIRKTEIPNVIQKLVEQNIDIYSVNVNRSTLEDKFLDLIGEGSIE, from the coding sequence ATGTCGGAACCCGTAATGCAATTAAAGAATCTAAAGAAAACGATAAGTGGTAAACCGATTATTAAAGGTTTGGACTTTGAGATTTATAGTGGTGAGGTATTTGGTTTCCTTGGACCAAACGGTGCTGGGAAAACGACTACCATTCGAATGATGGTTGGTCTTATGAGCATGACAGCTGGAGATGTGATCATCAAAGGTCAGAGCGTTAAAACCGATTTTAAAAACGCTGTGCGCCATGTAGGGGGTATTGTAGAGAATCCCGAGATGTACCCATTTATGACAGGGTGGAAGAATCTTGTTCATTACTCACGGATGATGCCAGGCATCAGTAAGGAAAGAATACATGAAGTTGTGCGTCTCGTAGGACTTGAAAAAAGGATTAAAGATAAAGTATCCAAATATTCGTTAGGAATGAGGCAGCGACTTGGGATTGCCCAGGCTCTTTTACACAATCCTTCCATTCTCATACTTGATGAACCCACTAATGGACTAGATCCTTCAGGAATTCGTGAGATTCGTTCTTACATAAGAAGACTTGCAGCTGAAGAAGGAGTAGCAGTTATTGTCTCAAGCCACATTTTATCTGAAATGGAAATGATGTGTGACCGAATTGGTATTATTAAAAATGGAGATCTTGTTTCCATTCAGTCTGTGGATGATGCTTTACAACAGTCGGAACAAAAGGAAGTAGCACTTGAGGCACATCCTATGGAGAAGGCTTTTGAAATCCTGCAGCAAATTTTAGAAGGGCCTGTCACTCAGCATAAAGATGAGTTGGTATTTTCAATCAGGAAGACGGAGATTCCGAATGTCATCCAGAAACTTGTCGAACAAAATATTGATATCTACAGTGTGAACGTGAACCGTTCTACCTTGGAAGATAAATTTCTAGACTTGATCGGAGAGGGAAGCATTGAGTAA
- a CDS encoding ABC transporter permease produces the protein MSNFIQLVKNEQMKTYSQIATWVMYIVLAIFIIGFGVVMKVDQTMTDDQQASGDNWKQELKAENEQLQKEAAEQEFVAPINEKQITMNEYRIENNVEPDGYDVWNFVQDNRANISIISLLTIIIAAGMIANEFKWGSIKLLLIRPISRTKILASKYVSVLVFAMTMLLFLYVLSFLTGSVLFGFENFMEPYLYWKGEEIQQAAIFQFTLSQYLLSSVNLIMMATFAFMISAIFRNSSLAIGIAIFLMMSGNAIVGFFSSKEWAKFILFANTNLNQFFTGTPVISDLTLTFSVSILVVYLVLFLGLSWFFFSKRDITNV, from the coding sequence TTGAGTAACTTTATCCAGCTAGTTAAGAATGAACAAATGAAGACTTATTCCCAGATAGCTACATGGGTGATGTATATCGTTTTAGCAATCTTTATTATTGGATTCGGTGTTGTTATGAAAGTTGATCAAACAATGACCGACGATCAGCAAGCCTCAGGAGACAACTGGAAGCAAGAACTGAAAGCTGAAAATGAACAGCTCCAGAAGGAAGCCGCGGAACAGGAATTTGTTGCACCCATAAACGAAAAGCAAATCACTATGAATGAATACCGGATCGAAAATAATGTAGAGCCGGACGGATATGATGTTTGGAATTTTGTTCAGGACAATAGGGCGAATATTTCCATAATCAGTCTACTGACGATTATTATAGCAGCGGGAATGATTGCGAATGAATTCAAATGGGGTTCCATTAAATTACTGCTGATCAGACCGATTTCCCGTACGAAAATATTAGCCTCGAAATATGTTTCTGTGCTAGTATTTGCGATGACCATGTTATTATTTTTATATGTACTCTCGTTTCTAACAGGTTCTGTTTTATTTGGCTTTGAAAACTTTATGGAACCTTATTTATACTGGAAAGGGGAGGAAATCCAACAGGCCGCGATTTTCCAGTTTACGTTGTCCCAATATCTATTGAGCTCTGTGAATTTGATTATGATGGCAACTTTCGCATTTATGATTTCTGCTATTTTTAGAAATAGTTCACTTGCAATTGGGATCGCGATTTTCCTAATGATGTCGGGAAATGCGATAGTGGGCTTTTTTAGTAGTAAAGAGTGGGCAAAATTTATTCTGTTTGCTAACACAAATTTGAACCAATTTTTCACAGGGACACCGGTCATATCGGATTTAACCTTAACCTTTTCCGTATCAATACTTGTGGTTTACCTAGTGCTGTTCCTTGGTCTATCCTGGTTTTTCTTCTCCAAGCGGGATATAACGAATGTTTAG
- a CDS encoding DUF4064 domain-containing protein — translation MKRIVETVFVVIGLLIYGIATALSFVFLNIQDNEGWRAEMQSMLNQDPNFEQAQLSVDQIMQGVASVVWVIIISALLAIILGILAIVYLKGNKKPKAAGIILIITGVVTTVGTLGFGLFGGLAFLIAGIVALVRKTKQPIEGESSSASY, via the coding sequence ATGAAAAGAATTGTAGAAACCGTGTTTGTGGTGATAGGACTGCTTATTTATGGGATTGCAACTGCACTAAGCTTTGTTTTTCTCAATATCCAGGATAATGAAGGATGGAGAGCAGAGATGCAGAGTATGTTGAATCAAGATCCAAACTTTGAACAAGCTCAACTCTCTGTTGACCAAATAATGCAGGGTGTAGCATCTGTAGTCTGGGTCATTATCATTTCTGCTTTATTGGCAATTATTCTGGGGATTTTGGCTATTGTTTACCTTAAAGGAAATAAAAAGCCGAAAGCGGCCGGGATTATCCTGATCATAACAGGGGTCGTTACAACAGTTGGAACACTCGGATTTGGACTGTTCGGCGGACTTGCTTTTCTGATTGCGGGAATTGTTGCTTTAGTCAGGAAAACGAAGCAGCCAATTGAAGGAGAAAGCTCTTCCGCAAGTTATTAA
- the sfnG gene encoding dimethylsulfone monooxygenase SfnG, giving the protein MGNLKFAYWVPNVSGGLVVSKLPQQTDWSFEANKRYAQIAEDSNYDLALLQTRFFASYGAEYQLEAITLASALAAVTDRLQLISAVHPGLWHPAVYAKMLSTLDQISGGRAAVNVVSGWFKQEFTGFGEPWLEHDERYRRSEEFIRVLREFWTKEKAAFSGDFYKINDAPSKPKPVQGGNLPIFQGGNSTAAKQMAARVSDYYFMNGNTLEGFQKQINEVRELAQQEGREVKFAAHGFAIVRDSEEEAYQQLNDIVHAADDEAVEGFKQSVKEAGQSTQDRQGMWANSSYKDLVQYNDGFKTGLIGTAEQVANQIIELKKIGVDLILTAHFHYEQDLERFGKEVIPLVKEKEAKLKAEGVLA; this is encoded by the coding sequence ATGGGAAATTTAAAATTTGCTTATTGGGTTCCGAATGTAAGTGGAGGGTTAGTGGTATCAAAGCTGCCCCAGCAAACGGATTGGAGTTTTGAAGCGAATAAGAGATATGCACAAATCGCTGAGGATTCGAACTATGATTTAGCATTATTACAAACAAGGTTTTTTGCAAGCTATGGAGCAGAATACCAGCTCGAAGCAATCACGTTAGCTTCAGCATTGGCAGCCGTTACAGATCGCCTGCAGCTGATTTCGGCGGTTCATCCCGGGCTATGGCATCCGGCCGTGTATGCCAAAATGCTGTCGACGCTGGATCAGATTAGTGGGGGGAGAGCCGCTGTTAACGTAGTGAGTGGCTGGTTTAAACAAGAATTTACTGGTTTCGGCGAACCTTGGCTCGAGCATGATGAACGATACCGCCGTTCTGAGGAGTTTATTCGAGTACTTCGTGAATTTTGGACAAAAGAAAAAGCTGCATTCAGCGGCGATTTTTACAAAATAAATGATGCGCCATCTAAACCAAAACCTGTTCAGGGAGGTAATCTTCCTATTTTCCAAGGAGGGAATTCTACAGCGGCCAAACAGATGGCAGCACGTGTATCAGATTATTACTTTATGAATGGTAATACACTCGAAGGGTTCCAAAAACAAATTAATGAGGTGCGTGAGCTGGCACAGCAAGAGGGGCGCGAGGTGAAATTTGCAGCTCATGGTTTCGCGATTGTGAGGGATTCTGAAGAGGAAGCATATCAACAGTTAAACGATATCGTTCACGCTGCAGATGATGAGGCAGTCGAAGGGTTTAAGCAGTCTGTAAAAGAAGCCGGTCAATCCACACAGGACAGGCAAGGCATGTGGGCTAATTCCAGCTATAAAGATCTTGTTCAATATAATGACGGATTCAAGACTGGCTTGATTGGTACAGCCGAACAGGTAGCAAATCAAATTATCGAGTTAAAAAAAATAGGTGTCGATTTGATTCTAACTGCACACTTTCATTATGAACAGGATCTTGAGCGCTTCGGGAAGGAGGTAATTCCGCTTGTAAAAGAGAAGGAAGCAAAGCTTAAAGCTGAAGGAGTTCTGGCATGA
- a CDS encoding NADPH-dependent FMN reductase: protein MKVLGLSGSVTLSSKTWISVKRAIEAAKKAMPEAEAKLVHLGEYDTTLCDGRDPSLYEDDTKALIDLIVEADALIIGTPVYRASLTGALKNVFDLIPNDSLRGKAIGFIATGGSYHHYLVIDHQLNPLANYFRAHVIPGGVYVHNGHFSEGELVDEDVQSRLRKLGEAAVQLTDHLQNKDFEIQQPSIPRRKLHQT from the coding sequence ATGAAGGTGTTAGGCCTGTCAGGAAGTGTAACGTTAAGCTCGAAGACGTGGATTTCAGTTAAACGAGCTATTGAAGCGGCTAAGAAAGCTATGCCTGAGGCTGAAGCAAAGCTTGTGCATCTCGGTGAGTACGATACTACGTTATGTGATGGACGTGATCCGTCGTTATATGAAGATGATACAAAAGCACTAATAGACTTAATTGTTGAAGCTGACGCATTGATCATTGGGACGCCTGTCTATCGAGCTTCATTGACCGGGGCTTTGAAGAATGTCTTTGACTTAATTCCGAATGATTCGTTAAGAGGCAAGGCTATTGGTTTCATTGCGACAGGAGGCAGTTATCACCACTATTTAGTGATCGATCACCAATTGAACCCACTCGCTAATTACTTCCGAGCACATGTTATACCAGGAGGAGTGTACGTTCATAATGGTCATTTCAGTGAAGGAGAACTGGTGGATGAAGATGTTCAAAGCCGTTTACGTAAATTGGGCGAGGCAGCTGTCCAGTTAACGGATCACCTTCAAAATAAGGATTTTGAGATTCAACAGCCATCGATCCCCAGGCGAAAACTGCATCAAACATAA
- a CDS encoding formate/nitrite transporter family protein, translating into MAIEDRNEQDITSSESVDRPSRQFYIPSQIIEEFGEKGRDHLNKPFSGQFLLAMTAGSFMTFGAVFSILLAVGVETKGIYHLLSGLGFAAGYAMVFISGAVLFTEINVLLPSYLFNKTNLMKKSIYRFWGATYIGNIIGAFSVAVLIQLSGSLAPEFYAELSIYLDHKMKFLEHGVKGWFEVVISGILANWLIGMAAFLTTAARDFTGKVLGTILPVVLFVAGNFQHSAANMGYFSMGLLASDQYTWYQYIFFNLVPASIGNLIGGAILVSLLFSYAYKEDIQTSLGQGKQKKKQNH; encoded by the coding sequence ATGGCTATTGAAGATAGAAATGAACAAGATATAACATCTAGCGAGTCAGTGGATCGTCCGAGCCGTCAGTTCTATATCCCATCCCAAATTATCGAAGAGTTTGGGGAAAAGGGAAGAGATCATTTAAATAAACCATTCAGTGGCCAGTTTCTACTGGCTATGACGGCGGGTTCGTTTATGACATTCGGAGCTGTTTTTTCCATATTGTTAGCAGTCGGTGTGGAAACAAAAGGGATCTATCACTTATTGTCCGGGTTAGGGTTTGCAGCAGGTTATGCGATGGTATTTATTTCAGGCGCCGTGCTGTTCACGGAAATTAACGTCCTTCTGCCATCCTACTTGTTTAACAAAACCAATCTTATGAAAAAAAGTATCTATCGTTTCTGGGGTGCCACTTATATTGGAAACATTATCGGTGCCTTCTCAGTTGCCGTATTAATTCAATTGTCAGGCTCGCTCGCACCGGAATTTTATGCAGAGCTTTCGATATATTTAGATCATAAAATGAAGTTTTTAGAACATGGAGTTAAGGGCTGGTTTGAAGTGGTCATATCAGGGATATTGGCCAACTGGCTTATCGGTATGGCAGCCTTTTTGACGACTGCAGCACGGGATTTTACCGGTAAAGTTTTAGGAACCATTCTTCCGGTGGTTTTATTCGTTGCGGGTAACTTCCAGCACAGTGCTGCCAATATGGGGTACTTTAGTATGGGGCTCCTAGCCTCGGATCAATATACTTGGTATCAGTATATCTTCTTTAATCTTGTGCCGGCTAGTATTGGTAACTTAATTGGCGGTGCCATA